The proteins below are encoded in one region of Myxococcales bacterium:
- a CDS encoding serine/threonine protein kinase has product MQVKHFGRYELLRKVAMGGMAEIFIALQRGRSGFKKEVIVKRLFRHLADDKRVLQLFKNEAQLLASLDHPGIPQVYDFGIADGQWYMVMERVRGFSVAELVDVLHQQQKALPLESALSVVIQAADALHFAHENGSVLGGASGIVHRDVTPQNLMLGRHGHLKVLDFGVAQTSEGTGTQSGVVTGTYAYMPPEQIQGRRLDRRADVFALGVVLFELATHTRLFPGTDLEVMTAVVEQDAPRPSERVANFDPDLEAILMASLERERMKRTQHARLLADQLEEFAAKKGYVVTPVRVSRFLKSVSEWLPDDDTRFEKLAPGQILDGFGDGTGSGSGSESIQSFDDESLLEDIKLLSSPLGSASSRPLAVKERTERSNRFPYDALSVDLGEARGDKDRDPES; this is encoded by the coding sequence ATGCAAGTGAAGCATTTTGGCCGTTACGAGTTGCTACGCAAAGTTGCCATGGGGGGGATGGCCGAAATTTTCATTGCCCTGCAGCGCGGTCGTTCGGGCTTTAAGAAAGAGGTCATCGTAAAGCGACTTTTTCGCCACCTTGCCGACGACAAACGTGTGCTCCAACTTTTCAAAAACGAAGCACAACTTCTAGCTTCGTTGGACCACCCAGGCATCCCTCAGGTCTACGATTTCGGAATCGCAGATGGCCAGTGGTACATGGTGATGGAACGTGTCCGGGGTTTTAGCGTGGCCGAGCTTGTAGATGTCTTACATCAGCAACAAAAGGCTCTGCCTTTGGAATCGGCGCTTTCTGTCGTGATTCAGGCAGCGGATGCGCTGCATTTTGCTCACGAAAATGGCAGTGTTTTGGGAGGGGCAAGTGGCATCGTTCATCGCGACGTCACGCCTCAAAATTTAATGTTGGGGCGACATGGTCATCTCAAGGTTCTTGATTTTGGAGTGGCCCAAACAAGCGAGGGCACCGGTACTCAGTCTGGCGTCGTAACGGGTACCTATGCCTATATGCCTCCTGAGCAAATTCAAGGCCGGCGCCTTGACAGGCGAGCCGATGTGTTTGCTTTAGGCGTCGTTTTATTTGAGCTTGCGACGCATACGCGTTTGTTTCCTGGTACTGATTTGGAAGTCATGACCGCCGTAGTCGAACAGGATGCTCCGCGGCCCAGTGAACGTGTGGCTAATTTCGACCCTGACCTTGAGGCGATTTTGATGGCTTCCTTAGAGCGCGAGCGGATGAAGCGCACGCAGCACGCACGCCTGCTCGCAGACCAGCTCGAGGAATTCGCGGCTAAGAAGGGTTACGTTGTAACGCCGGTGAGAGTGTCGCGCTTTTTAAAAAGCGTCTCTGAATGGCTTCCTGACGACGATACTCGCTTCGAGAAGCTTGCTCCTGGACAGATCCTTGATGGTTTTGGCGATGGCACGGGATCTGGTAGTGGGAGCGAATCGATACAGAGTTTTGATGATGAGTCGCTTTTGGAAGACATCAAGTTGCTATCGTCTCCCTTAGGTTCGGCCTCGTCGCGTCCGCTCGCAGTTAAAGAGCGTACCGAGCGGTCCAATCGATTCCCTTACGACGCCTTATCGGTGGATCTCGGCGAAGCGAGGGGCGATAAAGACCGTGATCCAGAGAGCTAG
- a CDS encoding SDR family oxidoreductase: MSGFLNKSFIITGAAGGIGSQLSLELAKQGACLTLIDLGTDRYGDRPNPSAVQALARQINKTGGRAVAHAYDVCDERLRHEAFSQNQAHFGTTDGVIFCAGIAQERNVAHLQSSHLDAMLRVNLRAPIDWTLAYLEHCKSHEQQGKVVLLTSSVFWRGPTNESHGCAAAAGLNAFVRSAAPGLARHGVLLNAIAPTAYTPAMAEHPNPALRPSQNLSTASVARAILFFLSDAAAEINGEILGVTGNRLYGFRMLQNKGVLCREEGLADEQYSAKVFDALNSSA; encoded by the coding sequence GTGTCTGGTTTTTTGAACAAAAGCTTTATCATTACGGGCGCTGCCGGCGGAATCGGCTCGCAACTAAGCCTGGAGCTTGCAAAACAAGGCGCTTGCTTGACGCTCATCGACTTAGGGACAGATCGTTATGGTGATCGCCCCAACCCCAGTGCAGTGCAGGCGCTTGCTCGCCAAATCAACAAAACAGGTGGCAGAGCCGTTGCTCATGCTTACGATGTTTGCGATGAGCGTTTGCGCCACGAGGCGTTTTCACAGAATCAAGCGCATTTCGGAACAACAGACGGCGTCATCTTTTGTGCGGGGATCGCACAGGAGCGTAACGTAGCCCATCTTCAAAGCAGCCATCTAGACGCGATGCTTCGAGTAAACCTTAGAGCGCCAATCGATTGGACCTTGGCGTATTTGGAGCATTGCAAAAGCCATGAACAGCAAGGTAAAGTCGTGCTTCTTACGTCTAGCGTTTTTTGGCGAGGGCCAACGAATGAAAGTCACGGTTGCGCAGCTGCCGCTGGCTTGAACGCTTTTGTCCGGAGCGCAGCGCCTGGACTCGCTCGTCACGGTGTTCTGTTGAACGCAATTGCGCCAACAGCGTACACACCGGCTATGGCTGAGCACCCAAACCCTGCCTTGCGCCCGAGCCAAAATCTAAGCACAGCTTCCGTAGCGCGTGCTATTTTGTTTTTTCTCAGCGACGCTGCTGCTGAAATAAACGGTGAGATTCTTGGCGTCACGGGCAACCGATTGTACGGCTTCCGCATGCTTCAAAACAAAGGAGTGCTTTGCCGCGAAGAAGGACTCGCTGACGAGCAATATTCAGCAAAGGTGTTTGATGCGCTCAACTCAAGCGCCTAG
- the rsmA gene encoding ribosomal RNA small subunit methyltransferase A, translated as MLRWRDPRKVLREFNLEPSKRLSQNFLVSPHIVEGIAALVAKEPNMNVVEFGPGLGTLTRALLNRKCCVLAIEADPNMLNVLSKEFEGEEQLEVQRGDATAVDYPALQARFGAALHLAGNLPYAVTGQIFRHLCEHYTTISHAVFMVQKEVAMRLNAPVGTKSYGALTVFVNNLFHVEYAFTVKPGSFHPPPKVTSAVIELWPRDNEVAKEHTMFRAVVRASFDARRKTLRTALRGKFPQSVSAIDAALEACQIDPRRRGETLSVDEFAKLSRALQTFQDKPIAESS; from the coding sequence ATGTTGCGCTGGAGAGATCCACGAAAAGTCCTTCGCGAATTCAATTTAGAACCCAGCAAGCGTTTGTCGCAAAATTTCTTAGTCTCTCCGCATATCGTCGAAGGGATCGCGGCGCTCGTCGCCAAAGAGCCCAACATGAACGTGGTCGAATTTGGCCCTGGCTTAGGAACACTGACGCGAGCCTTGCTTAATCGCAAATGTTGCGTGCTCGCGATTGAAGCTGACCCCAACATGCTCAATGTACTGAGTAAAGAGTTCGAGGGAGAAGAGCAACTTGAAGTTCAAAGAGGCGACGCAACCGCTGTCGATTATCCAGCCCTTCAGGCACGCTTTGGCGCAGCGCTTCATCTTGCTGGCAACTTGCCATACGCAGTGACGGGACAGATTTTTCGTCATTTATGCGAGCACTATACAACGATCTCGCATGCCGTCTTTATGGTGCAAAAAGAAGTGGCCATGCGCCTCAATGCACCAGTCGGAACCAAAAGCTATGGAGCACTCACGGTCTTCGTCAATAACCTCTTTCACGTTGAATACGCGTTCACAGTTAAGCCAGGCTCCTTTCATCCGCCTCCCAAAGTAACGAGTGCGGTAATCGAGCTGTGGCCAAGAGACAATGAAGTGGCCAAGGAACACACGATGTTTCGGGCGGTGGTACGCGCCTCGTTCGATGCGCGGCGCAAGACCCTTCGAACAGCGCTTCGAGGCAAGTTTCCTCAGTCGGTATCCGCTATCGATGCGGCTCTGGAAGCGTGTCAAATCGACCCTCGCCGACGGGGGGAAACGCTGAGCGTCGATGAGTTTGCAAAGCTCAGCAGAGCGTTGCAAACCTTTCAAGACAAACCCATTGCAGAATCGTCATAA
- a CDS encoding FAD-dependent oxidoreductase, translated as MKKLRKVSLSSTQALSATVDLFSFLDSQPESFEYRAGQWIAPVLADKASAFSLATAPGEKDRGAFDIAVKKGPAQDLLRQMPRASTLEVLGPEGDFIYEDEIGPVLFVGTGTGVAALRSMIMYRYSDTGCGGQSVLLVGHRRQDDMLWASDFLALESKHGGFQYCPTLSSEAKSWNGLEGRIQKHLPKMLEARRWSKIYICGHLIWLMS; from the coding sequence ATGAAAAAGCTCCGAAAAGTATCCTTGTCCTCTACGCAAGCCCTTAGCGCAACCGTTGATTTATTCAGTTTTTTGGATTCGCAGCCCGAAAGCTTTGAGTACCGCGCCGGTCAGTGGATCGCTCCGGTCCTTGCTGACAAGGCCAGCGCGTTTTCTCTTGCTACAGCGCCTGGCGAAAAAGATCGTGGCGCCTTTGATATCGCGGTAAAAAAAGGGCCAGCGCAGGATCTACTACGGCAGATGCCAAGGGCCAGCACGCTTGAGGTTTTGGGCCCTGAAGGCGATTTCATTTATGAAGATGAAATCGGCCCGGTCTTGTTCGTGGGTACTGGAACTGGCGTCGCAGCATTGCGTTCGATGATCATGTATCGCTATTCCGACACCGGTTGCGGTGGACAGTCCGTATTGCTCGTCGGACACCGACGCCAGGACGACATGCTCTGGGCCAGTGATTTTTTAGCGCTCGAGTCGAAGCATGGAGGGTTTCAATACTGTCCGACACTGAGCTCTGAAGCGAAGAGCTGGAACGGATTAGAAGGGCGTATTCAAAAACATCTACCGAAGATGCTTGAAGCACGCCGCTGGTCTAAAATCTATATATGCGGGCACTTGATATGGTTGATGAGCTGA
- a CDS encoding (Fe-S)-binding protein, with product MLAKFARDFTYCNYCPKLCSYSCPVSTVEGNESLSPWALMRSAGRALESETLPSEETQAAWYACTGCMRCTEHCRHGNAVPAALYTAREQSLKSKGAPKRILALVDSFEERQQQLKAQEQKNFGPYTTEKSSVAFVPGCASVRSNVQNARDNAELVASLCEQPPQILSARCCGLPLLESGDIDGFRKQATLFLEPLNNFGVSYFQDPSCLHALLKLAPQFGITHQSSLHHVSELCFAKLNLFTSLGTSASVHYHDACRLSRGLGIFNEPRAVLSKILDRPVNESKPIGDSHLCAGSCGQFPASHPDIHQKLNKELISELGLQSGEQLVHCCPSTVASLNQQAGTTVASDFGSFVAKSLRYRKELDFS from the coding sequence ATGCTCGCTAAATTTGCCCGCGATTTCACATACTGCAACTACTGTCCAAAGCTTTGTTCGTATAGTTGCCCAGTCTCTACCGTCGAGGGAAACGAAAGTTTGAGCCCCTGGGCCTTGATGCGTAGTGCTGGCCGCGCACTCGAATCGGAAACGCTTCCTTCAGAAGAGACCCAAGCAGCCTGGTATGCATGCACAGGATGCATGCGTTGCACAGAGCATTGCCGACACGGCAACGCTGTTCCAGCAGCTCTGTACACCGCACGAGAACAATCATTGAAAAGCAAAGGAGCTCCCAAGCGCATCCTTGCCCTCGTTGATTCCTTCGAAGAGCGGCAACAACAACTCAAAGCACAAGAACAGAAAAACTTCGGACCTTATACCACAGAGAAAAGTTCCGTGGCCTTTGTCCCTGGGTGTGCATCCGTTCGAAGCAATGTTCAAAATGCTCGCGACAATGCTGAACTCGTAGCTTCGCTTTGTGAGCAGCCGCCGCAGATCCTATCCGCTCGATGTTGTGGCTTGCCATTGCTTGAAAGTGGCGACATTGACGGGTTCCGCAAACAGGCCACTCTTTTCCTCGAGCCTCTCAACAACTTTGGGGTGAGTTATTTCCAAGACCCAAGCTGTCTGCACGCGCTGCTCAAATTGGCGCCCCAGTTCGGTATCACGCACCAAAGCAGCTTGCATCACGTAAGCGAACTGTGTTTTGCCAAACTCAACCTCTTCACTTCGCTTGGCACTTCGGCATCGGTGCACTACCATGATGCATGCCGACTTAGCCGAGGGCTCGGGATTTTCAACGAGCCGCGTGCGGTCTTATCTAAAATACTGGACCGTCCCGTCAATGAATCGAAACCTATCGGAGACTCTCACCTTTGCGCTGGGAGTTGTGGCCAATTTCCCGCGAGCCATCCTGATATCCACCAAAAACTAAACAAAGAGCTAATATCCGAACTTGGATTGCAATCCGGTGAGCAACTCGTTCACTGCTGCCCGAGCACGGTCGCCTCGCTCAACCAGCAAGCTGGCACTACAGTCGCAAGTGACTTTGGC